The following proteins are co-located in the Anser cygnoides isolate HZ-2024a breed goose chromosome 2, Taihu_goose_T2T_genome, whole genome shotgun sequence genome:
- the RPP38 gene encoding ribonuclease P protein subunit p38 — MPVIQQGTASLRKAKKTTVKTCLDNPFDIQWKTIDGDSMHFILQTLEERIKQIGLKKVEAPRKKKRSSTKKQTERKCDAKCDASSELPTEEETEGNRQAPGWTDISIRRQLAIGVNEVTKALEKNELLLLLVCKSAKPAMITSHLIQLSASQDTPAGQLPRLSETIAPLLGLTSVLALGFKRQSDKFTDVIEAIIPKIPALEVPWFQYRSEGSAANADSSEIHEPEQLAETVEDEHTSQKRKRTESNQLDLSNVILQPLKIKKVVPNPNKMKKPPRKKKKAFSA; from the coding sequence ATGCCTGTAATTCAGCAAGGGACGGCATCGCTTCgtaaagcaaagaaaaccacTGTAAAAACGTGTCTAGATAACCCCTTTGATATTCAGTGGAAAACCATAGATGGAGATAGCATGCATTTTATATTACAGACTTTAGAAGAAAGGATTAAACAGATTGGACTTAAAAAGGTAGAGGctccaaggaagaaaaagcgTTCCAGTACAAAAAAACAAACGGAAAGAAAGTGTGATGCAAAGTGTGATGCTAGCAGCGAGCTCCCTacagaagaggaaacagaaggcAATCGACAAGCACCAGGATGGACTGACATAAGTATCAGAAGACAACTTGCGATTGGAGTTAATGAAGTTACAAAagcattggaaaaaaatgaactactACTTCTGCTGGTTTGCAAATCTGCAAAGCCTGCCATGATCACATCGCATCTTATCCAGCTGAGCGCAAGTCAAGACACACCGGCAGGCCAGCTTCCCCGACTCAGTGAAACAATTGCACCACTTCTTGGCTTAACATCCGTTTTAGCACTAGGCTTTAAAAGGCAGTCTGATAAATTTACTGATGTAATAGAAGCAATAATTCCAAAGATACCAGCTTTGGAAGTGCCATGGTTTCAGTATAGGAGTGAAGGATCCGCAGCAAATGCAGATTCTTCAGAAATTCATGAACCTGAGCAGCTTGCAGAGACAGTGGAGGATGAGCACACAAGCCAGAAGCGGAAGCGTACAGAAAGCAATCAGCTCGATCTTTCAAATGTGATTTTACAGCCTTTGAAAATCAAGAAAGTTGTTCCAAATCCAAATAAGATGAAGAAACCACCtcgcaaaaagaaaaaagccttttcagCATAA
- the ACBD7 gene encoding acyl-CoA-binding domain-containing protein 7 isoform X2: MTLQADFDGAAEDVKKLKTRPTDEELKELYGFYKQATVGDINIECPGMLDLKGKAKWEAWNLKKGISKEDAMNAYISKAKAMVEKYGI, from the exons ATGACTCTCCAG GCTGACTTTGATGGGGCTGCAGAAGatgtaaaaaaattaaaaacaagaccAACTGATGAAGAACTGAAGGAGCTGTATGGATTCTACAAACAGGCTACTGTTGGAGATATTAATATTG AATGCCCAGGAATGCTAGATTTGAAAGGCAAAGCCAAATGGGAGGCATGGAACCTGAAAAAAG GTATATCAAAGGAGGATGCCATGAATGCTTatatttctaaagcaaaagCAATGGTAGAAAAATATGGGATTTAG
- the ACBD7 gene encoding acyl-CoA-binding domain-containing protein 7 isoform X1, which translates to MAQRFHCVALQLRSRILLKWADFDGAAEDVKKLKTRPTDEELKELYGFYKQATVGDINIECPGMLDLKGKAKWEAWNLKKGISKEDAMNAYISKAKAMVEKYGI; encoded by the exons ATGGCACAGAGGTTTCATTGTGTTGCTTTACAGCTAAGAAGTAGAATCCTGCTTAAATGG GCTGACTTTGATGGGGCTGCAGAAGatgtaaaaaaattaaaaacaagaccAACTGATGAAGAACTGAAGGAGCTGTATGGATTCTACAAACAGGCTACTGTTGGAGATATTAATATTG AATGCCCAGGAATGCTAGATTTGAAAGGCAAAGCCAAATGGGAGGCATGGAACCTGAAAAAAG GTATATCAAAGGAGGATGCCATGAATGCTTatatttctaaagcaaaagCAATGGTAGAAAAATATGGGATTTAG
- the OLAH gene encoding S-acyl fatty acid synthase thioesterase, medium chain, producing the protein MDKLVFRPYKRPNALYRLICFPWAGSNCSFFARWGEIFSSTIEVSVIRLPGRECHAKEPFAKDMTEVINKITSVLLKELQEKPFAFFGHSFGSYVSYALAVHLKEEYGLEPVHLFLSGAYGPQSEYFSLLSKSHEIEDSRILEYLDMLGGVPPEFLQNEQITRHLILTLKQDQKILQTYPFHDIRRKYFTCDVTCFNASDETKQGSEAWLAVTSGDTASYNLPGSHFYLLEPSNETFLIEHITKCIENSDI; encoded by the exons ATGGATAAGTTGGTTTTCCGTCCATACAAAAGGCCAAATGCTCTCTATCGGCTGATTTGCTTTCCTTGGGCTGGAAGTAACTGTTCTTTCTTTGCTCGATGGGGCGAAATCTTCAGCAGCACAATTGAAG TGTCCGTTATAAGGCTTCCTGGAAGAGAATGTCATGCTAAGGAGCCTTTTGCAAAAGACATGACAGAAGTAATTaataaaatcacaagtgttTTGTTAAAAGAGCTGCAAGAAAAACCCTTTGCATTTTTTGGTCACAG TTTTGGATCTTATGTTAGTTATGCGCTTGCAGTACACTTGAAAGAGGAGTATGGACTAGAGCCGGTCCATCTTTTTCTCTCAGGGGCATATGGCCCACAA agtgaatatttttctctgttgagCAAATCCCATGAAATAGAAGATAGTCGCATTCTTGAATATTTAGACATGTTAGGAGGAGTTCCTCCTGAGTTTCTGCAAAATGAACAGATCACCAGACATTTGATATTAACTTTAAAACAAGACCAGAAAATTCTTCAGACATATCC TTTTCATGATATAAGAAGGAAATACTTCACTTGTGATGTTACCTGCTTTAACGCGTCTGATGAAACAAAGCAAGGTTCAGAAG CCTGGCTTGCTGTAACCAGTGGAGATACTGCCAGTTACAATCTTCCTGGAAGTCACTTTTATCTACTGGAGCCTTCTAATGAAACTTTCCTGATAGAACACATAACGAAATGTATAGAAAATTCTGACATATGA